The bacterium genome contains the following window.
GCCTGAGACGCTCACCGCCGTCAGGGCTAGGGAACCTCTGCACAGGGAGGCTGCGGCTGCGAAGCGCGATGCATCCGCCTGCGCTGCGTCGCGCGACCCTCTGCAGCTCTACGGATCTCCGATCGGATCACGCTTCTTGCTCAGGCGGCGACTCCCGCTTCTCGCTCGATTCCTCCCTGTGCAGAGATTCCCTAGCTGCAAGTTCCCGGATTGGTTCACTTTCCACTCGGGGGGCGCACCCCGGGGCCGCGAATCTGGTACCCTCCGCTGCCGTATGAATCTGGCACGGAAAATTCTCGATGGTCCAGCGTTGACGAAGGCAGAGCTGCTCGGGCTCCTGCGCGATGACGTTCCCCTGCTTCCCCTGCTTCACGAGGCGTTTCTGGTGCGCGAACGCGCGTTTGGTCGCCGCGTGCGCGTGCAGGTGCTGAACAACGCCCAGAATGGGCGCTGTTCCGAGGACTGTGGTTATTGCCCGCAGTCGACCGTCAGCGAAGCTCCGCTCAAGCCGTACCCGTGGAAGCCCGTCGAAGAACTCCTGGCTGAAGCACGCGCCGCTCACGAGGCCGGTGCCTTCCGCTATTGCATGGTCGCTAGCGGGCGGGGGCCCGCAGATCGCAACATCGACTTCCTGGCCGATGCCGTGCGCGCGATCAAGAAGGAAGTGCCCGTCGAAGTCTGTGTTTCCGTCGGTTTTCTCGACGAGGACAAGGCCCGGCGCCTCAAGGAGGCCGGTGTCGACCGTCTGAACCACAACCTGAATACCAGCGAACAGCACTATTCCAAGGTCTGCTCGACCCATACCTACAACGACCGCTTGAACACGCTTCGCG
Protein-coding sequences here:
- the bioB gene encoding biotin synthase BioB, with protein sequence MNLARKILDGPALTKAELLGLLRDDVPLLPLLHEAFLVRERAFGRRVRVQVLNNAQNGRCSEDCGYCPQSTVSEAPLKPYPWKPVEELLAEARAAHEAGAFRYCMVASGRGPADRNIDFLADAVRAIKKEVPVEVCVSVGFLDEDKARRLKEAGVDRLNHNLNTSEQHYSKVCSTHTYNDRLNTLRAATAAGLEQCSGLIVGMGESDEDIVDVTLELRELSIPSIPINFLIPIEGNPLQSDGSLTPARALRILAMVRLANPSAEVRMAGGREGHLRSQESLGLYAANSLFVDGYLTTKGESPREVYQMIRDAGFEVEKADGSVATWEELGLDDAFRVSGSRDILKPSVLATTR